A genome region from Arachis duranensis cultivar V14167 chromosome 8, aradu.V14167.gnm2.J7QH, whole genome shotgun sequence includes the following:
- the LOC107462430 gene encoding 14-3-3-like protein D isoform X2: MASSKDRETFVYVAKLAEQAERYEEMVDSMKKVANLDVELTVEERNLLSVGYKNVIGARRASWRILSSIEQKEETKGNEVNAKRIKEYRNKVEAELTNICNDVMRVIDEHLIPSATAGESTVFYYKMKGDYYRYLAEFKSGNEKKEAADQSMKAYESATTAAEAELPPTHPIRLGLALNFSVFYYEILNSPERACHLAKQAFDEAISELDTLNEDSYKDSTLIMQLLRDNLTLWTSDIPEDGDAQKVNGTAKLGGGEDAE; this comes from the exons ATGGCTTCCTCCAAGGACCGTGAGACCTTCGTCTACGTCGCCAAGCTCGCCGAGCAGGCTGAGCGTTACGAAG AGATGGTGGATTCAATGAAGAAGGTCGCAAATCTTGATGTTGAACTCACTGTTGAGGAGCGGAATCTTCTCTCTGTTGGTTACAAGAATGTGATTGGAGCTCGCAGAGCATCTTGGAGGATCTTGTCTTCCATTGAGCAAAAGGAGGAAACTAAGGGGAATGAAGTAAATGCGAAGCGGATTAAGGAGTACAGGAACAAGGTTGAGGCAGAGCTTACAAACATCTGTAACGATGTTATGAGGGTGATTGATGAACACCTTATACCTTCGGCTACAGCTGGTGAATCAACTGTGTTCTATTATAAAAT GAAAGGAGATTACTATCGTTATCTTGCTGAATTTAAGAGTGGCAATGAGAAGAAGGAGGCTGCTGATCAGTCAATGAAAGCATATGAG TCTGCTACCACTGCAGCAGAGGCTGAATTACCCCCGACACATCCCATTCGTTTGGGTCTTGCTTTGAATTTCTCAGTTTTCTATTATGAGATCTTAAATTCACCTGAGAG GGCCTGTCATCTTGCAAAGCAAGCTTTTGATGAAGCTATTTCCGAGCTTGATACCTTGAATGAGGATTCATACAAAGATAGCACCTTGATCATGCAACTTCTCAGGGACAACCTTACCTTGTGGACTTCTGACATCCCAGAAGATGGAG ATGCCCAGAAAGTCAATGGCACTGCCAAGCTTGGGGGAGGTGAGGATGCTGAG TGA
- the LOC107462430 gene encoding 14-3-3-like protein D isoform X1 translates to MASSKDRETFVYVAKLAEQAERYEEMVDSMKKVANLDVELTVEERNLLSVGYKNVIGARRASWRILSSIEQKEETKGNEVNAKRIKEYRNKVEAELTNICNDVMRVIDEHLIPSATAGESTVFYYKMKGDYYRYLAEFKSGNEKKEAADQSMKAYESATTAAEAELPPTHPIRLGLALNFSVFYYEILNSPERACHLAKQAFDEAISELDTLNEDSYKDSTLIMQLLRDNLTLWTSDIPEDGEDAQKVNGTAKLGGGEDAE, encoded by the exons ATGGCTTCCTCCAAGGACCGTGAGACCTTCGTCTACGTCGCCAAGCTCGCCGAGCAGGCTGAGCGTTACGAAG AGATGGTGGATTCAATGAAGAAGGTCGCAAATCTTGATGTTGAACTCACTGTTGAGGAGCGGAATCTTCTCTCTGTTGGTTACAAGAATGTGATTGGAGCTCGCAGAGCATCTTGGAGGATCTTGTCTTCCATTGAGCAAAAGGAGGAAACTAAGGGGAATGAAGTAAATGCGAAGCGGATTAAGGAGTACAGGAACAAGGTTGAGGCAGAGCTTACAAACATCTGTAACGATGTTATGAGGGTGATTGATGAACACCTTATACCTTCGGCTACAGCTGGTGAATCAACTGTGTTCTATTATAAAAT GAAAGGAGATTACTATCGTTATCTTGCTGAATTTAAGAGTGGCAATGAGAAGAAGGAGGCTGCTGATCAGTCAATGAAAGCATATGAG TCTGCTACCACTGCAGCAGAGGCTGAATTACCCCCGACACATCCCATTCGTTTGGGTCTTGCTTTGAATTTCTCAGTTTTCTATTATGAGATCTTAAATTCACCTGAGAG GGCCTGTCATCTTGCAAAGCAAGCTTTTGATGAAGCTATTTCCGAGCTTGATACCTTGAATGAGGATTCATACAAAGATAGCACCTTGATCATGCAACTTCTCAGGGACAACCTTACCTTGTGGACTTCTGACATCCCAGAAGATGGAG AAGATGCCCAGAAAGTCAATGGCACTGCCAAGCTTGGGGGAGGTGAGGATGCTGAG TGA
- the LOC107462260 gene encoding uncharacterized protein At5g01610, whose product MADNKEGGIVKKGDEEGLKMAVSLLQEYELPAGLLPLQDVVEVGYVKSTGYMWIVQKKKVEHEFKMVKKLVSYDSEITGFISKKKIKKLKGVKAKELMLWPPVSEISVDDPPTGKIHFKSLAGITKTFPVEAFAAGQ is encoded by the coding sequence ATGGCTGATAATAAGGAAGGAGGGATTGTGAAGAAGGGCGACGAGGAAGGCCTAAAGATGGCCGTTTCGTTGCTGCAAGAGTATGAACTTCCGGCAGGGCTTCTCCCACTTCAAGATGTGGTGGAAGTAGGGTATGTGAAGAGCACAGGGTACATGTGGATAGtgcagaagaagaaggtggAGCATGAGTTCAAGATGGTGAAGAAGCTAGTGAGCTATGACTCAGAGATCACAGGGTTCATATCaaagaagaagatcaagaaaCTCAAGGGAGTGAAGGCCAAGGAGCTTATGCTGTGGCCACCAGTGAGTGAGATCAGTGTTGATGATCCACCAACTGGGAAGATCCACTTCAAGAGCCTTGCCGGAATCACCAAGACTTTCCCGGTTGAGGCCTTTGCCGCCGGCCAGTAA
- the LOC107462474 gene encoding bifunctional riboflavin kinase/FMN phosphatase-like has product MSCCCEFKGCNEETKISAVIFDLDGTLLDTESATRGVLNGFLAKYGKELDKEKEEKKRVGMTXXXXXXELPLTPEQFIKEITPLYRERWTEAKALPGANRLINHLKKNGVPMTLASNSLRENIDVKISHHNGWKESFSVILGSDQVKSGKPFPYLFEEAARKMGVDASNCLVIEDSLVGVKAANAAKMKVVAIPSRGEVNCYLLADTVLHSLLEFQPELWGLPPFDDWLDNTLPIEPIHVSGVYINGALHESTENATGALPGQVFGLYFGWGKVHADRNFKILVSIHLNHLNHVANKRIHICLIDPNSDDHMYQQQRMQIHLVGYISAFDKKELTSTELEKLEEYKSIARASLDLPSFTYSF; this is encoded by the exons ATGAGTTGCTGTTGTGAATTCAAAGGTTGCAATGAGGAAACAAAGATTTCAGCTGTCATTTTTGACTTGGATGGAACACTTCTAGATACTG AGAGTGCAACAAGGGGTGTGTTGAATGGATTTCTGGCAAAGTATGGAAAGGAACTtgacaaggagaaggaggagaagaagagggtAGGGATGACNNNNNNNNNNNNNNNNNATGAACTCCCATTGACACCTGAACAATTCATCAAAGAAATCACTCCTCTCTACAGAGAAAG GTGGACCGAAGCCAAAGCCTTGCCCGGTGCTAATCGCCTTATTAACCATCTCAAGAAAAATGGAGTGCCTATGACCCTTGCTTCAAACTCCTTGAGAGAGAACATAGATGTGAAAATTTCTCATCATAATG GTTGGAAAGAAAGCTTTTCTGTAATTCTAGGAAGTGATCAAGTTAAATCTGGGAAGCCTTTTCCGTATTT ATTTGAAGAAGCTGCTAGGAAAATGGGTGTAGATGCATCTAACTGCTTGGTGATTGAGGATTCCTT GGTTGGTGTCAAAGCAGCAAATGCTGCAAAAATGAAGGTAGTAGCTATACCGTCTCGAGGGGAAGTCAATTGTTATCTACTAGCAGATACTGTGCTTCACTCACTTTTAGAGTTTCAACCTGAGCTATGGGGCCTTCCACCTTTCGACGACT GGCTAGATAACACATTGCCTATTGAGCCGATTCATGTGAGTGGTGTGTATATTAATGGAGCTCTACATGAATCTACAG AGAATGCAACAGGTGCTCTTCCTGGTCAAgtttttggactttactttgGTTGGGGCAAGGTTCATGCTGATAGGAACTTTAAGATATTGGTTAGCATTCATTTGAACCATCTCAACCATGTTGCCAACAAAAGAATA CATATATGCCTTATTGATCCCAATAGTGATGACCATATGTATCAGCAGCAGCGCATGCAAATTCATCTTGTTGGCTACATAAGTGCTTTTGACAAGAAG GAACTCACATCAACGGAATTGGAGAAACTAGAAGAATACAAGTCTATTGCAAGAGCTTCACTGGATTTACCATCATTCACTTATTctttttaa